In one Xiphophorus couchianus chromosome 17, X_couchianus-1.0, whole genome shotgun sequence genomic region, the following are encoded:
- the LOC114161276 gene encoding protein mono-ADP-ribosyltransferase TIPARP-like: MTDVSSGRRKKRKLAPKAPKGPSDSPKAIMLNSSLLLLEVPADTNTSLPVWDALRSLKVGVTWTVKPYGISINITPLTVKQEDITASCERENTSSVAETSSLQPQIQNTSCALLTFFHNSLPTLPHTYQPNQSLVNPISVSLPLIITHSPQGYQPGTMATIKLPPAVQAPTSVSGDLDVEPKKPNLSSFHTKVSHDILICDNFLLGTCDAGVKCKMHHTPYPFHWQLRSIKTHQWIDLSPRAQVLLERSYCCAEQSNVTLIDKQTCCVLDFDTMDLDDLSEYDAVRRLTNSESIEKNPHFPSRSKIYWCEGINYKEYSAVTFALFVSLILI, from the exons ATGACTGATGTTTcaagtggaagaagaaaaaaaagaaagttggcACCCAAAGCCCCAAAGGGCCCATCTGACAGTCCCAAAGCCATAATGCTCAATTCATCCCTTCTCCTCCTGGAAGTACCTGCAGATACCAACACCAGCCTCCCGGTGTGGGATGCCCTGAGATCCCTGAAAGTCGGCGTCACCTGGACGGTCAAACCTTATGGCATCAGTATCAACATAACACCTCTTACTGTGAAGCAGGAAGACATCACCGCTTCCTGTGAGAGAGAAAACACATCCAGCGTGGCGGAAACCTCCAGCCTTCAGCCACAGATCCAGAACACCTCCTGTGCGTTGCTGACTTTCTTCCACAACTCCCTGCCAACACTGCCCCACACATATCAACCAAACCAGAGTCTTGTCAACCCGATTTCTGTGTCACTGCCTCTCATCATCACTCATTCTCCACAAGGATATCAGCCTGGCACCATGGCAACCATAAAGCTCCCACCTGCTGTCCAAGCACCTACAAGTGTTTCCGGTGACCTAGATGTTGAACCCAAGAAACCTAATCTCTCATCATTTCACACAAAGGTCTCCCATGACATCCTCATCTGTGACAACTTCCTTCTGGGTACATGTGATGCAGGGGTAAAGTGTAAGATGCACCACACACCTTACCCATTTCACTGGCAGCTGCGGTCTATAAAGACCCACCAATGGATCGACCTATCACCTCGTGCTCAAGTCTTACTAGAGAGGAGCTACTGTTGTGCTGAACAGAGCAATGTTACCCTCATAGACAA GCAAACATGCTGCGTCCTGGACTTTGATACAATGGACTTGGATGATCTCTCAGAGTATGATGCAGTTAGGCGACTTACTAACTCGGAGAGCATAGAAAAAAATCCTCACTTTCCAAGCAGGAGCAAAATCTACTGGTGTGAGGGCATCAACTACAAAGAGTACAGTGCGGTaacttttgctttatttgtttcattaattCTCATTTGA
- the LOC114161124 gene encoding protein mono-ADP-ribosyltransferase TIPARP, producing the protein MSEKELKFFFNIGVQKYEVDFTNMTQTRIISGYQRQICCRPAYRSPESMYPHLKSGIQSDFANCDPNAAAANFTIDPLQEFSSWYPPVWLQGSEEDYRLVDVPAGTQAYRSIKKFFHENLPETKIDIISLQQIQNLLHWDKYQRQKTHMQKHTKAEGPLERHLFHGTRKVASESICLHGFDPRVAGLNGHSHGFGSYFATNALMSHEYTEANESDEVGYMFLAKVLVGRVCLGKHYYRRPPNTKVSLYDACVDNKQSPRMFIVFDNCQCYPYYLIKYKKLSEEINIHD; encoded by the exons ATGAGTGAAAAGGAGCTAAAATTTTTCTTCAACATCGGTGTGCAGAAGTACGAGGTGGACTTCACCAATATGACCCAGACCAGAATCATCTCTGGCTACCAGAGACAAATTTGTTGCAGGCCTGCCTACCGCTCACCAGAGTCCATGTATCCTCACCTAAA gAGTGGAATCCAGTCTGACTTTGCTAATTGTGACCCCAACGCTGCTGCAGCTAACTTCACCATAGATCCTCTACAGGAGTTCAGCTCCTGGTACCCTCCGGTCTGGCTTCAAGGCTCAGAGGAGGATTACCGCCTGGTTGATGTTCCGGCCGGGACTCAGGCTTACCGGAGCATCAAAAAGTTCTTCCACGAAAACCTGCCAGAGACCAAGATCGACATCATCAGCCTCCAGCAGATCCAGAACCTGCTGCACTGGGACAAGTACCAAAG acagaaaacacacatgcagaaaCACACCAAAGCCGAGGGACCTCTGGAGAGACATCTCTTCCATGGGACCAGGAAGGTCGCCTCAGAGAGCATCTGCCTCCACGGGTTTGACCCCCGAGTGGCCGGCCTCAACGGACACTCTCACGGGTTTGGCTCTTACTTCGCTACCAACGCGCTCATGTCCCACGAATACACAGAAGCAAACGAGTCCGATGAGGTTGGTTACATGTTTCTGGCCAAAGTCCTGGTGGGAAGAGTTTGCTTGGGAAAACATTACTACCGGCGACCACCCAACACCAAGGTCAGTCTCTACGATGCCTGCGTCGACAACAAGCAAAGCCCTCGGATGTTTATAGTGTTTGACAACTGCCAGTGCTACCCATACTACCTGATCAAGTACAAAAAGTTATCTGAAGAGATTAATATTCATGACTGA
- the trim35-14 gene encoding tripartite motif-containing protein 35, with translation MAGRLSLPEEDLTCPICCAIFRDPVVLKCTHSFCAPCLQQYWTGRGRRRDCPLCRTQNLDDPVPSLTLKNLCESCVQEESLPVEETGGELYCDPGEMCPAHNEKLKLYCLLDKEPICVVCHTSRKHKQHDCCPISEAVLDVKEKMKTAISSLQEKREAFDKMKKNCEDTVTHIQVQARFVERRTHEEFEKLHNFLHVEEESRMEMLRREEEQKTGQMRQMMEEIERSISSMSETIRVLEEEMALEDLSVLHKCKRTLARANVPVEEPVMAPAALIDVAKYVGSLTFQVWEKMHKIAKYTPVTLDPNTAAPWLVLSDDLTTVHDSDEKQRLPNNPERFDPDTAVLGRNGLTSGKHAWEVNVGDNTAWVVGVAKEFIKRKEKVSSVLNNGYLCVYFYHKMYFAGTSPLTRLNLKRNPQRIRVQLDCEKGKVSFYDPHNNTHIYTFKHTITEAVFPYLWVGCQKCPLTVEPVDVFLKLADFC, from the exons ATGGCAGGCAGGCTGTCTCTGCCCGAGGAGGACCTGACCTGTCCCATATGCTGCGCCATCTTCAGGGACCCGGTGGTCCTCAAGTGCACCCACAGCTTCTGTGCTCCCTGCCTGCAACAGTACTGGACTGGAAGGGGACGAAGACGGGACTGCCCGCTGTGTAGAACCCAGAACCTGGACGACCCCGTGCCCAGTCTGACCCTGAAGAACCTGTGTGAGTCGTGTGTGCAGGAGGAGAGCCTCCCTGTGGAGGAGACAGGAGGGGAGCTGTACTGTGATCCAGGAGAGATGTGCCCTGCCCACAACGAGAAGCTCAAGCTGTATTGCTTGTTGGACAAAGAGCCCATCTGTGTGGTCTGCCACACCTCAAGGAAACACAAGCAGCACGACTGCTGTCCTATCAGCGAAGCAGTTCTGGATGTGAAG GAGAAAATGAAGACGGCTATTAGCTCACTGCAGGAGAAGAGGGaagcatttgacaaaatgaagaaaaactgtgaggacacagtcacacacattCAG gttCAGGCTCGATTCGTGGAAAGACGGACTCATGAAGAGTTTGAAAAACTCCACAACTTCCTTCATGTGGAGGAGGAATCCCGGATGGAGATGCTGCGGAGGGAGGAAGAGCAGAAGACAGGACAGATGAGGCAGATGATGGAGGAAATCGAGAGAAGTATATCGTCCATGTCTGAAACTATCAGAGTTTTGGAGGAGGAGATGGCTCTGGAGGACCTCTCTGTCCTTCAT aaatgcaaaCGTACACTTGCAAg GGCAAATGTTCCAGTAGAAGAGCCAGTCATGGCTCCAGCAGCACTAATAGATGTGGCCAAATACGTCGGCTCTTTAACATTCCAGGTGTGGGAGAAGATGCATAAAATCGCCAAGTACA CTCCAGTCACCCTGGATCCCAACACGGCGGCCCCATGGCTTGTCCTGTCAGATGACCTCACCACGGTCCATGACAGCGATGAGAAACAGAGGCTGCCCAACAATCCGGAGAGGTTTGACCCGGACACTGCCGTTCTGGGCCGAAACGGCCTGACCTCAGGCAAACACGCCTGGGAGGTGAACGTGGGAGACAACACGGCGTGGGTCGTCGGCGTTGCAAAGGAGTTCATCAAAAGGAAGGAGAAAGTGTCTTCGGTCCTGAACAATGGCTACCTGTGTGTGTACTTTTACCACAAAATGTACTTTGCCGGTACTTCTCCTTTGACTCGGCTgaatctgaaaagaaatccGCAGAGGATCAGAGTGCAGCTGGATTGTGAAAAGGGCAAAGTGTCGTTCTATGACCCGCATAACAACACACACATCTACACCTTCAAACACACCATCACTGAGGCGGTGTTTCCTTACCTCTGGGTAGGCTGTCAGAAGTGCCCTTTGACGGTTGAACCAGTGGATGTTTTCCTGAAACTTGCTGATTTTTGTTAA